One Glycine max cultivar Williams 82 chromosome 3, Glycine_max_v4.0, whole genome shotgun sequence DNA window includes the following coding sequences:
- the LOC100802379 gene encoding E3 ubiquitin-protein ligase MARCHF8 isoform X1, which yields MAEVVLLVDDLKLLSAIPRCRICHEEEFESVETLEAPCACSGTVKFAHRDCIQRWCNEKGNTTCEICLQQYEPGYTAPPPKKSKINDEAMSIREEEEASNARIEIMVEGVAMESDYSECSSAADRSGSCCRSLAIAFTLVLLVRHLFPVLTNGTEDYPFTLLTVIILKASGIIIPMYIIIKILGAIQSCIQHYKDADYDTSMSEEDDEDEIHHNCWSLRVIQRVSDGVNKWRFQAEKLFMIFLRLILAFRY from the exons ATGGCAGAGGTTGTCTTGCTAGTCGATGATTTGAAACTACTTTCTGCGATTCCTCGCTGTAGAATTTGTCATGAAGAAGAGTTTGAAAGCGTAGAAACCTTGGAAGCACCTTGTGCTTGTTCTGGAACCGTTAAG tttGCTCATAGAGATTGCATACAGAGATGGTGCAACGAAAAAGGAAATACAACCTGTGAAATATGTCTCCAG cAATACGAACCCGGATATACAGCTCCTCCGCCAAAGAAGTCTAAGATAAATGATGAAGCAATGTCTATTAG ggAGGAGGAAGAAGCGTCAAACGCAAGAATAGAGATTATGGTTGAAGGAGTGGCAATGGAAAGCGATTACTCCGAATGCAGCTCTGCCGCTGACAGAAGCGGGTCTTGCTGTCGATCACTTGCAATAGCT TTTACACTAGTCTTACTTGTAAGACATCTTTTCCCAGTGCTTACAAATGGAACGGAAGATTACCCATTTACACTACTTACT GTAATTATACTAAAGGCTAGCGGAATTATTATACCAATGTACATAATTATTAAGATTCTCGGAGCTATTCAGAGTTGTATTCAGCACTATAAGGATGCTGACTATGATACATCAATGTCTGAGGAAGATGACGAAGATGAGATACATCATAAT TGTTGGAGCCTACGAGTAATTCAGAGAGTAAGCGATGGAGTTAATAAATGGAGATTTCAAGCAGAGAAACTGTTTATGATCTTTCTGAGATTAATTTTGGCGTTCAGATATTGA
- the LOC100802379 gene encoding E3 ubiquitin-protein ligase MARCHF8 isoform X2, protein MAEVVLLVDDLKLLSAIPRCRICHEEEFESVETLEAPCACSGTVKFAHRDCIQRWCNEKGNTTCEICLQQYEPGYTAPPPKKSKINDEAMSIREEEEASNARIEIMVEGVAMESDYSECSSAADRSGSCCRSLAIAFTLVLLVRHLFPVLTNGTEDYPFTLLTVIILKASGIIIPMYIIIKILGAIQSCIQHYKDADYDTSMSEEDDEDEIHHNLKRHLTALAMLQLLRSLKDLHCVKLRNFPS, encoded by the exons ATGGCAGAGGTTGTCTTGCTAGTCGATGATTTGAAACTACTTTCTGCGATTCCTCGCTGTAGAATTTGTCATGAAGAAGAGTTTGAAAGCGTAGAAACCTTGGAAGCACCTTGTGCTTGTTCTGGAACCGTTAAG tttGCTCATAGAGATTGCATACAGAGATGGTGCAACGAAAAAGGAAATACAACCTGTGAAATATGTCTCCAG cAATACGAACCCGGATATACAGCTCCTCCGCCAAAGAAGTCTAAGATAAATGATGAAGCAATGTCTATTAG ggAGGAGGAAGAAGCGTCAAACGCAAGAATAGAGATTATGGTTGAAGGAGTGGCAATGGAAAGCGATTACTCCGAATGCAGCTCTGCCGCTGACAGAAGCGGGTCTTGCTGTCGATCACTTGCAATAGCT TTTACACTAGTCTTACTTGTAAGACATCTTTTCCCAGTGCTTACAAATGGAACGGAAGATTACCCATTTACACTACTTACT GTAATTATACTAAAGGCTAGCGGAATTATTATACCAATGTACATAATTATTAAGATTCTCGGAGCTATTCAGAGTTGTATTCAGCACTATAAGGATGCTGACTATGATACATCAATGTCTGAGGAAGATGACGAAGATGAGATACATCATAAT TTAAAGAGACATCTAACGGCACTGGCAATGTTGCAATTACTGAGATCTCTGAAAGATTTGCATTGCGTGAAGCTCAGAAATTTCCCTTCCTGA